The following coding sequences lie in one Rutidosis leptorrhynchoides isolate AG116_Rl617_1_P2 chromosome 6, CSIRO_AGI_Rlap_v1, whole genome shotgun sequence genomic window:
- the LOC139851656 gene encoding WRKY transcription factor 6-like: MNQTRWNPFAITYAAGGEDSNRKVLAEMDLFSTRNNSKAIVKKENNDLDVNTGLNLVTRSSDRSGGHGISSSTGDENRTTNVLENMQNELQKMNMENLKLKEMYLQVSNNYNALQMQYMTLMQHQEQELRNESIQKQDHDSQHVSVAVPGHVMELGPTTTLELMSNDSSSDEKTQSGSAFNAAVDVSKNVDSDHVKTINREDTPDSNVWVPNKAPKLAAQENVEQINEATMRKVRVSVRARSEAPMITDGCQWRKYGQKMAKGNPCPRAYYRCTMATGCPVRKQVQRLADDQTILVTTYEGTHNHPLPPAAVAMASTTSAAASMLLSGSTSSSTEGFMNPNLLAQVIRPNPSNIATISASAPFPTITLDLTHPPNTSASQMVTDQGQPTPQFLAPMPLQAYNQSGFAGLQLSHDKFSNQLVPYQMAPPPPPQYQQSHQSNTSFANSLSAATAAITNDPNFTAALAAAITSIMGSKAGSPSHEQ, translated from the exons ATGAACCAAACAAGGTGGAACCCATTTGCGATTACGTATGCAGCTGGTGGTGAAGATTCAAATCGAAAAGTGTTGGCTGAAATGGATCTTTTTTCTACAAGAAATAATAGCAAGGCGATAGTTAAGAAAGAGAACAATGATCTTGATGTAAAT ACTGGTTTGAATTTGGTTACTCGTTCAAGTGATCGATCCGGAGGTCATGGGATTTCATCGTCAACTGGTGATGAAAACCGAACTACTAACGTG TTGGAAAATATGCAAAATGAGTTGCAAAAAATGAACATGGAGAACCTAAAGCTAAAAGAGATGTATTTACAAGTTAGCAACAACTACAATGCCTTACAAATGCAGTATATGACTTTAATGCAACACCAAGAACAAGAATTACGAAATGAAAGTATTCAGAAACAAGATCATGATTCTCAACATGTTTCAGTAGCTGTTCCTGGACATGTTATGGAATTAGGACCAACTACGACTCTCGAATTGATGTCTAACGATTCTTCTTCAGACGAAAAGACTCAATCTGGTTCAGCTTTCAACGCAGCCGTCGATGTATCGAAAAATGTTGACAGTGATCATGTTAAAACTATTAACCGTGAAGATACTCCAGATTCAAATGTATGGGTTCCTAACAAAGCTCCCAAATTGGCTGCACAAGAAAATGTTGAGCAGATAAACGAAGCAACAATGCGTAAAGTTCGTGTTTCAGTTCGCGCACGCTCAGAAGCACCAATG ATTACAGATGGATGTCAATGGCGAAAATACGGACAAAAAATGGCAAAAGGGAACCCGTGCCCACGAGCATACTATCGTTGCACTATGGCTACGGGTTGCCCTGTTCGAAAACAAGTTCAAAGATTGGCCGATGATCAAACAATATTAGTAACAACATACGAAGGAACTCACAACCATCCTCTTCCACCAGCTGCAGTCGCAATGGCCTCAACTACATCGGCTGCCGCTTCCATGCTACTCTCCGGTTCAACGTCTAGTAGTACAGAAGGGTTCATGAACCCTAACCTTTTGGCTCAAGTAATTCGACCAAACCCCTCAAATATCGCCACTATATCCGCATCCGCACCATTTCCTACCATTACATTAGACCTTACACATCCTCCAAATACATCAGCTAGTCAAATGGTTACTGATCAGGGTCAACCTACGCCGCAATTTTTGGCACCAATGCCGTTACAAGCGTACAACCAATCAGGATTCGCGGGTCTTCAATTATCTCATGATAAATTCTCTAATCAATTAGTACCCTACCAAAtggcaccaccaccaccaccacaatatCAACAAAGTCATCAATCGAATACATCGTTTGCGAATTCTCTTAGTGCCGCTACTGCTGCCATCACTAATGATCCTAATTTCACGGCAGCCTTAGCGGCTGCCATCACATCGATTATGGGCAGCAAGGCCGGCAGCCCTTCACATGAACAGTAG
- the LOC139854519 gene encoding uncharacterized protein: MRIDLRNGLIADFWHDPCLGDTPLYIRFPRLFALESNKVGSVASHFSISEWLWEWRRAIRGGVEQSQFDQLSSLLSSISFSTGPDRWRCDLSSDGTFYVSQARKIIDAKNHATFSVRTVWCNVVPIKINIFIWRLKLHRLGTLRNLESKELFFDISCCVLCDVSEESHNHLFVRCDTSYQIWCKVSRWIDIPIPLWNAVEEIWPWIDTFANQGSKKIIISIIVYSTLWNIWNLRNGIIFKENKVRKSQVFDSIVASSFYWLYSRYHKTKINWLEWLKDPLPSL, from the coding sequence ATGCGCATTGATCTACGGAACGGCTTGATTGCCGATTTTTGGCATGACCCATGTCTTGGGGATACGCCTCTTTATATACGCTTTCCGCGTCTCTTCGCTCTCGAATCTAACAAAGTCGGGTCAGTTGCCTCACATTTTTCAATCTCAGAATGGTTGTGGGAGTGGCGTCGTGCCATAAGAGGAGGGGTAGAACAAAGTCAATTCGATCAATTATCGTCGCTGCTAAGTTCTATCTCATTCTCTACAGGCCCTGATAGATGGCGATGTGATCTCTCAAGTGACGGTACGTTTTACGTTTCCCAGGCTAGAAAGATAATTGACGCTAAAAATCATGCTACATTCTCGGTTCGAACGGTTTGGTGTAATGTGGTTCCCAtcaaaattaatatctttatttggCGCCTCAAACTCCATAGACTAGGTACTCTTCGaaacttggaatcaaaagagttatTTTTTGATATATCTTGCTGCGTCCTTTGCGATGTATCAGAAGAATCTCATAACCATTTATTTGTTCGGTGTGATACTTCATACCAAATTTGGTGCAAGGTGAGTCGATGGATTGATATTCCAATCCCTTTATGGAATGCGGTGGAAGAAATTTGGCCTTGGATAGATACGTTTGCTAATCAAGGATCTAagaagatcatcatctcgattattgTGTACTCGACTTTATGGAACATTTGGAATCTCCGCAATGGTATCATCTTTAAGGAGAATAAGGTTCGAAAATCTCAAGTATTCGATAGCATTGTTGCCTCGAGTTTTTATTGGTTGTATTCGAGATACCACAAGACCAAAATTAATTGGTTGGAGTGGTTGAAAGACCCTCTTCCTTCGTTGTAA